A section of the Paenibacillus aurantius genome encodes:
- a CDS encoding helix-turn-helix domain-containing protein: MMGSDHKSKFLLTHREREVFELLVQDKTTKDIAQQLFISEKTVRNHISNVMQKLNVKGRSQAVVELIKLGELKI; the protein is encoded by the coding sequence ATAATGGGCAGCGATCACAAAAGCAAGTTCCTGTTAACCCATCGCGAGCGTGAGGTTTTTGAATTGCTTGTGCAGGACAAAACGACCAAGGATATCGCACAACAGCTGTTTATCAGCGAGAAAACCGTGCGGAATCACATTTCGAACGTCATGCAGAAGTTGAATGTCAAAGGCCGTTCGCAAGCGGTTGTAGAGCTGATCAAGCTTGGGGAACTGAAAATCTGA